One genomic window of Salvelinus alpinus chromosome 9, SLU_Salpinus.1, whole genome shotgun sequence includes the following:
- the LOC139584699 gene encoding pro-neuregulin-4, membrane-bound isoform: protein MMADHGDPCNELEVSYCMNGGKCFKIYFMDTLTCLCSENYKGSRCEQYQLFTTAQDAGETGLVAAVVIIVLFILVVLVVVIYYTCKVWKAKPKNQQKSSEQQYWRVEPRV, encoded by the exons ATGATGGCAG ACCATGGTGACCCATGCAACGAGTTAGAGGTTTCTTACTGTATGAATGGAGGAAAATGCTTTAAAATTTATTTTATGGATACGCTTACTTGTCT CTGCAGTGAGAACTACAAAGGTAGTCGTTGTGAGCAGTATCAGCTGTTCACCACTGCACAAGATGCAGGGGAGACAGGACTGGTCGCTGCTGTGGTCATCATTGTCCTTTTTATTCTAGTTGTGTTGGTAGTAGTAATCTACTACACCTGCAA GGTATGGAAGGCCAAACCAAAGAACCAGCAGAAAAGCAGTGAACAACAGTATTGGAGAGTAGAGCCCAGAGTATGA
- the lactb gene encoding serine beta-lactamase-like protein LACTB, mitochondrial isoform X2, with translation MSRLFYSPFKRFCVKCKDCSAVTARCYSSLLTPTRCPQLLEQQTFVVLQQQQRKCFGRSRLITSRFYSRSKFWIGGIGAGIVLALGLKYHTDIAELTCEEDFQQTGRYGAAIQVSRDLVQRIKDEVGAPGLVVGVSVDGSQVWCEGLGYADLENRVPCGPETVLRIASISKPLTTAAAARLWEEGKLDLDAPVQKYVPEFPQKQFEGEDVTITPRLILSHLSGIRHYEKDDKKVREDREKAKRPLKLPGKEEKSLSENNPKTEDSSTKSKENKQAQKKKEFEQEEYYLKDSYESVIHALDLFKDDILVFKPGTTFLYSTHAFTLLSAVVERAAGQRFLDHMMKMFRELGMLNTVPDENDPIIYNRSRFYHFNKKGRIVNCPYVDNSYKWAGGGFLSTVGDLLLFGNALLFSYQVANLKDCTDLLPGFLKPETAQALWAPVDKTEASWDKDGLYAQGWLVVEKEQKYGQCRSRRHYVSHTGGAVGASSVLLVLPSETVQQPEGLTTALPQGIVVTIITNMQSVGLNSTALKIAHEFDKARG, from the exons ATGTCGCGGTTATTTTACTCGCCATTCAAGCGTTTTTGTGTCAAGTGTAAAGATTGTTCTGCGGTGACCGCGCGCTGCTATTCCTCTTTGTTGACTCCAACTCGGTGCCCCCAGCTGTTAGAACAACAGACATTTGTCGTGTTACAACAGCAGCAGAGAAAATGTTTCGGACGTTCACGTCTAATAACTTCTCGGTTTTACTCAAGGTCAAAGTTTTGGATTGGGGGAATAGGTGCGGGCATTGTTTTAGCTTTGGGATTGAAATATCATACTGACATAGCTGAGCTCACATGTGAAGAGGACTTCCAACAAACTGGAAGATATGGTGCTGCCATTCAAGTTAGTAGAGACCTTGTTCAGCGGATAAAG GATGAGGTTGGGGCTCCAGGGCTGGTGGTCggtgtatctgtggatggctCTCAAGTCTGGTGCGAAG GACTTGGCTATGCTGACTTGGAGAACCGTGTGCCCTGTGGACCAGAGACAGTGCTGAGGATCGCCAGCATCAGTAAACCCCTAACTACAGCAGCAGCAGCCCGCCTGTGGGAGGAGGGGAAGCTTGACCTCGATGCCCCTGTCCAGAAATACGTCCCTGAGTTCCCCCAAAAACAGTTTGAGGGAGAAGAT GTGACAATAACTCCACGGTTGATTCTCTCTCATCTAAGTGGCATACGGCACTACGAGAAGGATGACAAGAAagtgagggaggacagggagaaggccaaacgacctttaaaACTGCCTGGTAAAGAGGAAAAGAGCTTGTCTGAAAACAACCCCAAGACCGAGGACAGCAGCACCAAGAGCAAGGAAAACAAACAGGCTCAGAAGAAAAAAGAGTTTGAGCAAGAAGAGTACTACCTGAAAGACAGCTATGAAAGTGTCATTCATGCCTTGGACCTGTTCAAAGACGACATTCTCGTTTTCAAACCTG GCACCACCTTCTTGTACTCAACCCACGCCTTCACCCTTCTCAGTGCCGTGGTGGAGAGAGCTGCTGGCCAGCGCTTCCTGGATCACATGATGAAGATGTTCAGGGAACTGGGCATGCTCAACACTGTGCCAGATGAGAATGACCCCATTATCTATAACCGCTCAAG gttTTATCATTTCAATAAGAAAGGACGCATAGTAAACTGCCCTTACGTGGATAACTCCTATAAGTGGGCAGGAGGTGGCTTTCTCTCCACTGTGGGAGACCTGCTCCTGTTTGGGAATGCTCTGCTCTTCAGCTACCAAGTGGCCAACCTAAAGGACTGCACAGACCTCCTGCCTGGCTTCCTTAAACCAGAGACAGCCCAGGCTCTGTGGGCCCCTGTGGACAAGACAGAGGCCTCCTGGGATAAGGATGGGCTGTATGCACAGGGCTGGCTGGTGGTGGAGAAGGAGCAGAAGTATGGCCAGTGCAGGAGCCGCAGGCATTATGTCTCGCACACAGGGGGTGCCGTGGGGGCCAGCAGTGTCCTGCTGGTTTTGCCCAGCGAGACAGTCCAGCAGCCCGAAGGACTGACTACAGCCCTACCTCAGGGAATAGTGGTGACCATCATCACTAACATGCAGTCTGTGGGACTCAACAGCACAGCACTGAAAATCGCCCACGAGTTTGACAAAGCCAGAGGCTAA
- the lactb gene encoding serine beta-lactamase-like protein LACTB, mitochondrial isoform X1, whose protein sequence is MSRLFYSPFKRFCVKCKDCSAVTARCYSSLLTPTRCPQLLEQQTFVVLQQQQRKCFGRSRLITSRFYSRSKFWIGGIGAGIVLALGLKYHTDIAELTCEEDFQQTGRYGAAIQVSRDLVQRIKVQDEVGAPGLVVGVSVDGSQVWCEGLGYADLENRVPCGPETVLRIASISKPLTTAAAARLWEEGKLDLDAPVQKYVPEFPQKQFEGEDVTITPRLILSHLSGIRHYEKDDKKVREDREKAKRPLKLPGKEEKSLSENNPKTEDSSTKSKENKQAQKKKEFEQEEYYLKDSYESVIHALDLFKDDILVFKPGTTFLYSTHAFTLLSAVVERAAGQRFLDHMMKMFRELGMLNTVPDENDPIIYNRSRFYHFNKKGRIVNCPYVDNSYKWAGGGFLSTVGDLLLFGNALLFSYQVANLKDCTDLLPGFLKPETAQALWAPVDKTEASWDKDGLYAQGWLVVEKEQKYGQCRSRRHYVSHTGGAVGASSVLLVLPSETVQQPEGLTTALPQGIVVTIITNMQSVGLNSTALKIAHEFDKARG, encoded by the exons ATGTCGCGGTTATTTTACTCGCCATTCAAGCGTTTTTGTGTCAAGTGTAAAGATTGTTCTGCGGTGACCGCGCGCTGCTATTCCTCTTTGTTGACTCCAACTCGGTGCCCCCAGCTGTTAGAACAACAGACATTTGTCGTGTTACAACAGCAGCAGAGAAAATGTTTCGGACGTTCACGTCTAATAACTTCTCGGTTTTACTCAAGGTCAAAGTTTTGGATTGGGGGAATAGGTGCGGGCATTGTTTTAGCTTTGGGATTGAAATATCATACTGACATAGCTGAGCTCACATGTGAAGAGGACTTCCAACAAACTGGAAGATATGGTGCTGCCATTCAAGTTAGTAGAGACCTTGTTCAGCGGATAAAGGTACAG GATGAGGTTGGGGCTCCAGGGCTGGTGGTCggtgtatctgtggatggctCTCAAGTCTGGTGCGAAG GACTTGGCTATGCTGACTTGGAGAACCGTGTGCCCTGTGGACCAGAGACAGTGCTGAGGATCGCCAGCATCAGTAAACCCCTAACTACAGCAGCAGCAGCCCGCCTGTGGGAGGAGGGGAAGCTTGACCTCGATGCCCCTGTCCAGAAATACGTCCCTGAGTTCCCCCAAAAACAGTTTGAGGGAGAAGAT GTGACAATAACTCCACGGTTGATTCTCTCTCATCTAAGTGGCATACGGCACTACGAGAAGGATGACAAGAAagtgagggaggacagggagaaggccaaacgacctttaaaACTGCCTGGTAAAGAGGAAAAGAGCTTGTCTGAAAACAACCCCAAGACCGAGGACAGCAGCACCAAGAGCAAGGAAAACAAACAGGCTCAGAAGAAAAAAGAGTTTGAGCAAGAAGAGTACTACCTGAAAGACAGCTATGAAAGTGTCATTCATGCCTTGGACCTGTTCAAAGACGACATTCTCGTTTTCAAACCTG GCACCACCTTCTTGTACTCAACCCACGCCTTCACCCTTCTCAGTGCCGTGGTGGAGAGAGCTGCTGGCCAGCGCTTCCTGGATCACATGATGAAGATGTTCAGGGAACTGGGCATGCTCAACACTGTGCCAGATGAGAATGACCCCATTATCTATAACCGCTCAAG gttTTATCATTTCAATAAGAAAGGACGCATAGTAAACTGCCCTTACGTGGATAACTCCTATAAGTGGGCAGGAGGTGGCTTTCTCTCCACTGTGGGAGACCTGCTCCTGTTTGGGAATGCTCTGCTCTTCAGCTACCAAGTGGCCAACCTAAAGGACTGCACAGACCTCCTGCCTGGCTTCCTTAAACCAGAGACAGCCCAGGCTCTGTGGGCCCCTGTGGACAAGACAGAGGCCTCCTGGGATAAGGATGGGCTGTATGCACAGGGCTGGCTGGTGGTGGAGAAGGAGCAGAAGTATGGCCAGTGCAGGAGCCGCAGGCATTATGTCTCGCACACAGGGGGTGCCGTGGGGGCCAGCAGTGTCCTGCTGGTTTTGCCCAGCGAGACAGTCCAGCAGCCCGAAGGACTGACTACAGCCCTACCTCAGGGAATAGTGGTGACCATCATCACTAACATGCAGTCTGTGGGACTCAACAGCACAGCACTGAAAATCGCCCACGAGTTTGACAAAGCCAGAGGCTAA
- the tpm1 gene encoding tropomyosin alpha-1 chain isoform X6, with protein MTSITSLEAVKRKIKTLQQQADGAEERAERLQRESGLERKTRESAEADVASLNRRIQLVEEELDRAQERLATALTKLEEAEKAADESERGMKVIENRASKDEEKMELQDIQLKEAKHIAEEADRKYEEVARKLVIIESDLERTEERAELSEGKCSELEEELKTVTNNLKSLEAQAEKYSQKEDKYEEEIKVLTDKLKEAETRAEFAERSVAKLEKTIDDLEEKLAHAKEENLDMHQMLDQTLMELNNM; from the exons ATGACCAGTATAACATCACTGGAGGCCGTTAAACGGAAAATAAAAACCCTGCAACAGCAGGCAGACGGTGCTGAAGAGAGAGCTGAAAGACTACAGAGAGAATCGGGCTTGGAGAGGAAAACCAGAGAATCC gCTGAGGCCGATGTCGCTTCCCTTAACAGACGTATCCAGCTAGTTGAGGAGGAGTTGGATCGTGCTCAGGAGCGTCTGGCAACTGCCCTGACCAAGCTGGAGGAGGCTGAGAAGGCGGCTGATGAGTCCGAGAG AGGCATGAAGGTCATTGAGAACAGGGCCTCCAAGGATGAGGAGAAGATGGAGCTGCAGGATATCCAGCTGAAGGAGGCCAAGCACATCGCTGAGGAGGCTGACCGCAAATACGAGGAG GTTGCCCGTAAACTGGTCATCATTGAGAGTGATCTGGAACGTACAGAGGAGCGCGCTGAGCTTTCAGAAGG CAAATGCTCTGAGCTTGAGGAAGAGTTGAAAACTGTCACCAACAACCTGAAGTCACTGGAGGCCCAGGCTGAGAAG TACTCACAGAAGGAGGACAAGTACGAGGAGGAGATCAAGGTCCTCACTGACAAGCTGAAGGAG GCTGAGACTCGTGCTGAGTTCGCTGAGAGATCAGTAGCCAAACTTGAGAAGACCATCGACGACTTGGAAG AGAAACTGGCACATGCTAAAGAAGAGAACCTCGATATGCACCAGATGCTGGACCAGACTCTAATGGAACTAAATAACATGTGA
- the tpm1 gene encoding tropomyosin alpha-1 chain isoform X9, giving the protein MTSITSLEAVKRKIKTLQQQADGAEERAERLQRESGLERKTRESAEADVASLNRRIQLVEEELDRAQERLATALTKLEEAEKAADESERGMKVIENRASKDEEKMELQDIQLKEAKHIAEEADRKYEEVARKLVIIESDLERTEERAELSEGKCSELEEELKTVTNNLKSLEAQAEKYSQKEDKYEEEIKVLTDKLKEAETRAEFAERSVAKLEKTIDDLEDRLYQQLDKNRLLSNELRVTLNED; this is encoded by the exons ATGACCAGTATAACATCACTGGAGGCCGTTAAACGGAAAATAAAAACCCTGCAACAGCAGGCAGACGGTGCTGAAGAGAGAGCTGAAAGACTACAGAGAGAATCGGGCTTGGAGAGGAAAACCAGAGAATCC gCTGAGGCCGATGTCGCTTCCCTTAACAGACGTATCCAGCTAGTTGAGGAGGAGTTGGATCGTGCTCAGGAGCGTCTGGCAACTGCCCTGACCAAGCTGGAGGAGGCTGAGAAGGCGGCTGATGAGTCCGAGAG AGGCATGAAGGTCATTGAGAACAGGGCCTCCAAGGATGAGGAGAAGATGGAGCTGCAGGATATCCAGCTGAAGGAGGCCAAGCACATCGCTGAGGAGGCTGACCGCAAATACGAGGAG GTTGCCCGTAAACTGGTCATCATTGAGAGTGATCTGGAACGTACAGAGGAGCGCGCTGAGCTTTCAGAAGG CAAATGCTCTGAGCTTGAGGAAGAGTTGAAAACTGTCACCAACAACCTGAAGTCACTGGAGGCCCAGGCTGAGAAG TACTCACAGAAGGAGGACAAGTACGAGGAGGAGATCAAGGTCCTCACTGACAAGCTGAAGGAG GCTGAGACTCGTGCTGAGTTCGCTGAGAGATCAGTAGCCAAACTTGAGAAGACCATCGACGACTTGGAAG ATCGCCTCTACCAGCAACTTGACAAAAACCGCCTTCTTTCTAACGAACTAAGAGTGACCTTGAATGAGGACTAA
- the tpm1 gene encoding tropomyosin alpha-1 chain isoform X5 has protein sequence MTSITSLEAVKRKIKTLQQQADGAEERAERLQRESGLERKTRESAEADVASLNRRIQLVEEELDRAQERLATALTKLEEAEKAADESERGMKVIENRASKDEEKMELQDIQLKEAKHIAEEADRKYEEVARKLVIIESDLERTEERAELSEGKCSELEEELKTVTNNLKSLEAQAEKYSQKEDKYEEEIKVLTDKLKEAETRAEFAERSVAKLEKTIDDLEDELYAQKLKYKAISEELDNALNDMTSI, from the exons ATGACCAGTATAACATCACTGGAGGCCGTTAAACGGAAAATAAAAACCCTGCAACAGCAGGCAGACGGTGCTGAAGAGAGAGCTGAAAGACTACAGAGAGAATCGGGCTTGGAGAGGAAAACCAGAGAATCC gCTGAGGCCGATGTCGCTTCCCTTAACAGACGTATCCAGCTAGTTGAGGAGGAGTTGGATCGTGCTCAGGAGCGTCTGGCAACTGCCCTGACCAAGCTGGAGGAGGCTGAGAAGGCGGCTGATGAGTCCGAGAG AGGCATGAAGGTCATTGAGAACAGGGCCTCCAAGGATGAGGAGAAGATGGAGCTGCAGGATATCCAGCTGAAGGAGGCCAAGCACATCGCTGAGGAGGCTGACCGCAAATACGAGGAG GTTGCCCGTAAACTGGTCATCATTGAGAGTGATCTGGAACGTACAGAGGAGCGCGCTGAGCTTTCAGAAGG CAAATGCTCTGAGCTTGAGGAAGAGTTGAAAACTGTCACCAACAACCTGAAGTCACTGGAGGCCCAGGCTGAGAAG TACTCACAGAAGGAGGACAAGTACGAGGAGGAGATCAAGGTCCTCACTGACAAGCTGAAGGAG GCTGAGACTCGTGCTGAGTTCGCTGAGAGATCAGTAGCCAAACTTGAGAAGACCATCGACGACTTGGAAG ATGAGTTGTATGCCCAGAAACTGAAGTACAAGGCCATCAGCGAGGAGCTGGACAACGCCCTCAACGACATGACTTCCAT ATAA